The DNA window AGAAATCGCTCAGGATTTCAAGACGGATCTGCGCTTCCAGAGTTCCGCTGTCATGGCCCTGCAGGAGTCCAGCGAGGCTTATTTGGTCGGTCTGTTTGAGGACACCAACTTGTGTGCCATCCACGCCAAGAGGGTCACCATCATGCCCAAAGACATTCAGCTGGCCCGCCGGATTCGAGGAGAACGCGCTTAAATCCACAGTGACGTCATCCACATCAACcccaaaggctcttttaagagccacttCAATCACACTGAACGAGATTATTTCCAGTTTTTATTATTAGTGGTTTATAAGGAGATTTACTGTAGTGTTCATTTAATGTTTCTGTTAGGCAGCTTTAAAATAGAGTGACCGCAATAATGAAACTAATAGGTAATCTTtagaaatatcatttttttttttttttttcaaatggagAATTTATTAACCACATTAAGTGGTTGGTATTTTTTAAGATGACCACACAATCAACACTCCCATGAagtccaatcacaaaacatttagtTGTTTACATGTTCCTTTTCAGTGTCCATTAGTGTGTTTATTCTTCCCCCATTTTACAAATACTTATTTGGACTTTGACCTGAAACTAATTCTCATTGAATAATAATCTAATAAATTCGAGTGAATCTTTGATCTTTAGTACGTCAGCGCTGACGTGCTTTAGGCTCCTCCTTCAGTGCTGTGTTTCTATTAGGTCCTGTAAGCATCTTTAAATATCCTCTCCAATAGCTCCATTTCTCACATTCAGTTGATAGTTGAACTTTCGTCATGTCTGGAAGAGGTAAAGGTGGTAAAGGACTCGGAAAAGGAGGCGCCAAGCGTCACCGCAAAGTGTTGCGTGATAACATCCAGGGAATCACCAAACCCGCAATCCGTCGTCTCGCTCGCCGTGGCGGTGTCAAGCGTATCTCCGGTCTGATCTACGAGGAGACTCGCGGTGTGTTGAAGGTGTTTCTGGAGAACGTTATCCGTGATGCCGTCACCTACACTGAACACGCCAAGAGAAAGACCGTCACTGCCATGGACGTTGTGTACGCGCTGAAACGACAGGGACGAACTCTGTACGGATTCGGAGGATAAACGACTTTATTCAGGAGAAATCCGACAAACCCaacggctcttttaagagccacacacAATCTCACATAAAGAGTTGATGTCGTAGTGTCTTTGTCTCAATCACTTTTAATTTATTGGCAAGTTACATTTTCCTGTAAGtttgtgtttttgtaaaataaagttaatggaaaaataaatgcatattttctCCCTGAACAAAATGAATTGCTCAAATAAAATTCTGTTAGATACAAACGTGGtttcacattattttaaacacatAATTATATTGTTTGTAATGAAGTGCGTCCCTGATAATACAGTTGATATAAATGTATTTCTCACCAAAGCGATTCAAgagatgaaaaatacaaatagATCAAAATATTATCAAATGCAGGACAGtataaaatatagaaaattagattaaaaagtgttaaaacgGTTTATGGTGTTTAATGGTTTAAAGTGTGTTTATGGTTATAAACCACAGTATTACTCGGAGAAAAATACTGAAATCCTTTATGAACAATTATTTAAGAACTGATTATTTTCTCTTATATAACTACAAAAAATTGATTGGCTCTTTCCGGCTCACATTTAAATTTACAACTGCGTATTGCTACTTgccgccattttttttttaaactccaaTCTATCACTTAGTTAGATCTGACGCTTCTATACATGAGCTCTCAGCCAGTGATGCACTGGAGCTACGCAAGGACTGCCTCCCTCATTTCCATGCTGCACACAGAaaagtaaaaatacatgtataaataaataaatatatatgggaatatataaatatggaaataaatatatgtgggaataaataaatgtaaaaataaatgaacatcaataaaaaataaaaacaattcaaaataaatgaataaatacaagttaaaagaataaaaataaagttaaaaataaatacagaaaataataaaggaaaaaagtcatacaaaaatacattcaggactaaatttaattaaaaactaattatatttgttttatcaagtattactactttatttattctcctattattacatttatttattaatttattatttctgCAGGTTTGGGCCTCCATAGGGGTGTAGTATGTTACAAAGGAAATCTCGCGCGGTCACGGATGTGGTTTAGTGATCGGAAAATTAAGcattaagtataaacaagcctttAAAcactaaagcattgaaaatgggCTCATTACTCAAAGCTACTGTACACTGTTCAATGTACTGTCATCTGGTGGTCAGAAGCACAAATGGGAATCTGCTGTGACATGTTATTTCATTCTGAAGCAATACAACTGAATTTGAATTCTATTATGTCGTTGAGTGTTTTCTTCATTACATTAATTGTCCAATAAATAACCAATAATGCTGAAGCCTAAAGGGCTTTATATAGGCCAATGTCGAAAttcatatacaataaaaaaagttactcagaggtcctcaaatgtccatgtcaaaactgccataatattatatattaatatgattttccactttcaattagttaattttttaactaacatcagtcctgatcataactaccaaagattcaaggattttaaccctttaaatgccagtttacataatgccacttttgtttttacacacacacacacacacacacacacacacacacacacacacacacacacacacacacacacagacatttctcaatacacacatacaaaacacactctgacatccataccagcacacaaacacaattttagctgcatcattgattcaattggcctgcagtgctctataatacagcaaacagaaaataggacaaaatcatgtatttgctccataggctaaacatgaggaaaatggcgccatctggtggaaaatataaaaaatgtgctttaatggcactggaatcaaatattgcagttttaatgggtttcaggatttaaagggcttttttttttttcttaaattaaagggatatttcacccaaaacacAAGAACAGATTACGcgctcgtgcacatgaatgagtgatgtTTGCATCGCACAACCAATCATGTGAGAGAACGTGATTCACTTCTCGTGAGAGACTAAGcgggatttacctctctgctgaacGCTGATAgttatgaaaataagaatttaaattaatttaaactatttttatagtttcattttatttttataaaaaaaataaaatgcatttaaactgctcaagagttcagcatgaaGTCATGAAGTCTTAAAACATATGATTTACACAGTACAAAAGATAATTGTAAAATGATGAAGctattaaagacatttacacaacaagaagaaacagtGGCTGCGAGTTTGAGAGGACTGCTGCAAACTAATTCttcatgtgataaaaaaaaaaaaaaaaaaaacttttttcaatgcgtaagtgaattcatataggcccacaacaagaacacacaggcttattcattttaaaagattacatttatttaaaatataaaagattttatatttatttgaattgaaaatttatatatcattcaaaactattacaaataaatataggctactattgatgACAAAACGAATAGAgactataaagatgaatattctccctacgcttattttcctttttcaaaatccGCCATTGAGTATTtaaaacaagtgttttttttatttattttttttttttttaacaatggaataaactactttgtaaatatatacgGGATAATATGAAACCTAGAATTAGTAttaaaattcttaagttgtcaaaaaggcttggaggactagaattcccaaatttaataaattattataaagttgCCCAAATTCAGcctatattgatttggatgaacgAAGAAtataaagtgaaatggaggaagatggaaatgtATCAGATTGGGGAACCTATTTATATATCCCTGTTCCTACTGAAACAAATCAACActtttaaattaatagataatattggtattaatagtacttttagaatTTGTTTAGAAAAAAATAGGGGGGAATCACATGAGGCTCGGCAGTGCCGTGAGCAGGATGAAATTTGAGGTGGATCTCGTGGCGGCATACACCCCACGAGTCCCTCAATCTCCATATACAGCATCTATCCCGTTACAGTATGTGCGTGACGAGCTTCCGCCCTCTGCAGGAGCGCACGGTCTCGTCATGTTCGGCATTTCTGACTATGGGGATGATGTTACATCTCTCGCTGCATCTGGCTAGTGGTCAGTGGATAACGCTACCGCCCTTTGCGTCCTTTAAAGGGCAGTCGAAGAGCTCggtctcgagtggtctcctccagaggaacctaaaAAATCTCACCTTGATAAATGGTTCTTGCAGTCTGGACGCCGTCAAGCGACCGCATTCTGCAGATTTGCCCCACTCTTCCCGGAAGTTTATAATGAACGGACAAAATCCTAGCGCACACCCTATTCAGCTCGCTCGAACAGTGATTCCACTCTCCTCAATAAAGTGGACCATGgggaaaacaaaaagagtacagcgctcggTGTACATGCATGAGAT is part of the Myxocyprinus asiaticus isolate MX2 ecotype Aquarium Trade chromosome 2, UBuf_Myxa_2, whole genome shotgun sequence genome and encodes:
- the LOC127411225 gene encoding histone H4, whose product is MSGRGKGGKGLGKGGAKRHRKVLRDNIQGITKPAIRRLARRGGVKRISGLIYEETRGVLKVFLENVIRDAVTYTEHAKRKTVTAMDVVYALKRQGRTLYGFGG